Proteins encoded together in one Acidobacteriota bacterium window:
- a CDS encoding trypsin-like peptidase domain-containing protein, protein MQSPTSKRPLVTGLLLVGAVVFGMVLAGSLEITPQAIGSNLPPQTLTVEEARSGSAGVPSFADLAEAVSPAVVSIRATSFESAPSGRGGGIDPFEFFFGPRDRQQQQPEQQQPREFRQDSGGSGFLVSSNGLVVTNNHVVDGASDLVVMVDEREYPATVKGTDPDTDIALLQIEGSEFPYLALGDSEALRVGDWVMAIGSPLSLDHSVTVGVVSAKDRSGLGLGRDVSFENFIQTDAAINFGNSGGPLVNLRGEVVGIATAINYGAENIGFAVPVSTLKSVLPQLRDEGRVSRGYLGLDIANLDYESAQAFGMEDTNGALVNSVRSGTPAEKAGLRHGDVVIRADERVIENTRDLIDYVSSKGPGAKVQLEVLRGGETVTKTVELAERPGAEVADLEDDGEDSGSIDWLGIQYQDLTPGIRDAHGIPEDMDGVWITAVEPSSPLYEENVRRGQVVTEVNGTAITGSSSFEEAVGSITSGGYLRLYVVTVSPRLDRPVGRFAFVRVP, encoded by the coding sequence ATGCAAAGCCCAACGTCCAAACGTCCCCTCGTCACCGGTTTGCTTCTGGTGGGCGCCGTCGTCTTCGGCATGGTGCTGGCCGGCAGCTTGGAGATCACTCCCCAGGCCATCGGTTCCAACCTGCCGCCCCAAACGCTGACCGTCGAAGAAGCCCGCAGCGGCTCCGCCGGCGTGCCCAGCTTCGCCGATCTGGCGGAGGCGGTGAGCCCGGCGGTGGTCTCGATCCGCGCGACCAGTTTCGAAAGCGCCCCCTCCGGCCGCGGTGGCGGCATCGATCCCTTCGAATTCTTTTTCGGCCCGCGGGACCGCCAGCAACAGCAGCCGGAGCAGCAGCAGCCTCGGGAGTTCCGTCAGGACTCCGGCGGTAGCGGCTTCTTGGTCAGCTCCAACGGCCTGGTGGTGACCAACAATCACGTGGTGGACGGCGCCAGCGACCTGGTGGTGATGGTGGACGAGCGGGAGTATCCGGCGACGGTGAAGGGTACCGATCCGGACACCGACATCGCCCTGCTGCAGATCGAGGGCTCGGAGTTTCCCTACCTGGCGCTGGGCGACAGCGAGGCCCTGCGGGTGGGGGATTGGGTGATGGCCATCGGCAGCCCCCTGAGCCTGGATCACTCGGTGACCGTCGGCGTGGTCAGTGCCAAGGACCGTAGCGGCCTGGGCTTGGGCCGGGACGTCTCCTTCGAGAACTTCATTCAGACCGATGCGGCGATCAACTTCGGTAATTCCGGTGGCCCGCTGGTCAACCTCCGCGGTGAAGTGGTGGGCATCGCCACCGCCATCAACTACGGCGCCGAGAACATCGGCTTCGCGGTGCCCGTGAGCACCCTCAAGTCGGTGCTGCCGCAGCTGCGGGACGAAGGCCGGGTGAGCCGCGGTTATCTGGGCCTGGACATCGCCAACCTGGACTACGAATCGGCTCAGGCCTTCGGTATGGAGGACACCAACGGTGCGCTGGTCAACTCGGTGCGCTCCGGGACCCCCGCCGAGAAAGCCGGCCTGCGCCACGGCGACGTGGTGATCCGCGCCGATGAGCGGGTAATCGAGAATACTCGCGACCTCATCGACTATGTCTCCAGCAAGGGCCCCGGCGCCAAGGTGCAGCTGGAGGTTCTGCGCGGTGGCGAGACCGTCACCAAGACCGTCGAGCTCGCTGAGCGTCCCGGGGCCGAGGTCGCGGACCTCGAGGACGACGGCGAAGATTCCGGCAGCATCGATTGGCTGGGGATCCAGTACCAGGATCTGACCCCGGGAATTCGGGACGCCCACGGCATCCCGGAGGATATGGACGGGGTGTGGATCACCGCCGTCGAGCCCTCCAGCCCGCTGTACGAAGAGAACGTGCGGCGGGGCCAGGTGGTCACCGAGGTCAACGGTACGGCCATCACCGGATCCTCCAGCTTCGAGGAAGCGGTGGGCAGCATCACCTCCGGCGGCTATCTGCGGCTCTATGTCGTCACCGTCAGCCCGCGCTTGGACCGCCCGGTGGGCCGCTTCGCCTTCGTGCGGGTGCCCTGA